ccgaggtcagcctgcaggcacccgacCCACCACAAAGAgccgctagagcgcgatgagccaagtaaagccggccgacccccccccccagccaaaccctcatCGTACCTGGACAATGCTGGGTAAATTGCGCACCGCCctgtcacggccggttgtgatacagcccaggatccaACCCGGGTCTGTGGTgaggcctctagcactgcgatgcagtgccctagaacGCTGTGCCACTCGCGAGGTGAAATTTGACTTTTATAGCCCTTTTCGTTACATAAACAATCAATAAGGCATTACATTAGGGAAGTTAAGGGACACTTAAATGAATGATGCCAAAGGTTATTTCTGTGGGCCAAACATACCTTTTTACCATAAAACACAGATAGTTGACACAGAGCAGCAGTGTAAGGAGCATACAGAAGGTAGCTAAGCTTGTTGCTCCAGTAACTTACTCCTGCATGACCTGTGCAGCCTCGGCCCAGGCCCCCAGTGCCTCCCGGACCTCCCTGTGTCTGTAGTGGTAGCCAGCCAGGTACATGAAAGGGTAGATGTGTTCGTTGTTGTAGTACTTCTTAGCGGAGTTCACAGCctggaaaaaaaacacacatactTGCCAGGTATGAATAACTCCTCAAAATGAGCTGATTAAAttatatctcaaggatgattttGTTAAGATGACGtttcaaataaaaaatgtcacCGTTTCAATGTTGGTGTACAGATCCACACTCACTTGAAGGTGGATGATGTAGGGGTTCTCTTTGCCAGGGAGGGGCTCCTGGTCCTCCAGGTCAGCCAGGGTGCCCATGGCCATGGGGTATCTGTGGCACAGCAACGGCAAAGAGCGACTTGGGTTGAAATGACAGAACAATAAAACATGATTACCACAGAAAATTATTCATTTGGATGTAAACCAATAAGCATTTTCACCACAACACTTCAAAACTAATTTAGTATTTTCAACAAGcttttgagataaaaaaaaaagaaaaagaatcACCTTTCCAGGTCTCCTCGCTCATAGAGCAGCCATAGAAGCCTCTGTGTAGGAAAAAGATCAGAGACCGAGGACAACACAGAGAAGCATTTATGAGGTAAATATAAACTACTGTTCCAGCCAGCTTGATGTCTTCGATGATGCCAACAGGTGCGTTTTAGGTGAAACTCTCCCCGTACAATATTCATTATATCACACTTATCATCCCCAATGTGCTGATGGTGGTCACACCTGTTGAAGCTGTAGCATCTCAGAGCTGTCAGTGTGCAGGTCCAGTGAAGGGTTAATGGCACACACCATGAAGGCCACCTCCATGTTCCTGTTACACTTCATATAGGAGCCCTTCAGGTACAGCCAGCtctggaggacagggggagatggGGGTTAAGGTTGAGAGGTGTTGTACTGTGTTTACAAGTTCAAGGTAAGTGTGTAGAACAGCAGTTCTATGTAGTTGATAAGTAGCAATATTAAAAAGGTGTGTGAGTGCATGTTATTATAATGTAATGTTATTGCAAGGGGTGGAAGTATCTCTGTACCTTACTTACCCTCTCGCCGACACCGGCGGCAACTGTCTGCCCCCTCCGGTCCTCGTTGCCCTTGCCGTGCCAGGTGACCTCAGCGGTCTCCTCTCCGTTCTTGCCAAAGATGACCCAGGCATGGTCCTCGGACAGGGCGAGGTGCACGTCCCGCAGCCCCAGAACCTGGCACGCTGCCACCACTGCAAATGCCACCCCCGAGCTGTCCAGCTTTGTGCCTgtccaaaataaagaaaagcaaTAGGATTGAGTTAGTAACAGCTTTAGCCTCCTTCAGACAAAACAACCTTGTATTTTAGTCAAACTATACAACATGCTTTCCTGTTTGTGAACAATGGTTTTTATTGGGTCACAAGGGCAATACAATCACACAAAAAAATACCATTACTTTTTCTGGTTATTTTGTAATTGTTTTCCCGACTTACATACCGTCCCATCCCCACCTATCCCAAACATACCCCAGGCGGACCCActcacaataaataaataatacatttttaaaaatgcacacacaaccagtcaaatgtttggacacacctactcattccagggtttctttattttactattttctacattgtagaataatagtgaagacatcaagactatgaaataacacatatggaatcatgtagtaccccAAAAGgtgttaaacgaatcaaaatatattttatatttgagattcttcaaagtagccaccctttgccttgatgacagctttgcacacgcttggcattctctcaaccagcttcatgaggtagttacctggaatgcatttcaaagaacaagtgtgccttgttaaaagttaattagcaacaattatttccttcttaatacgttttagtcaatcagttctgttgtgacaaggtagggatgatatgcagaagatagccctgtttgatagaagaccaagtccatattatgggaagaacagctcaaataagcgaagagaaacgacagtccatcattacttgaagacatgaaggtcagtcaatctggaacatttcaagaactttgaaagtttcttcaagtgcagtcgcaaaaagcaTAATGCGCTGTGaaaaaactggctctcatgaggaccgccacaggaaaagaagacccagaattacctctgctgcagaggataagttaattcgagtttaccagcctcagaaatcgcagcccaaataaatgtgtcacagagttcaagtaacagacacatctcaacatcaactgttcagaggagactgcgtgaatcaggccttcatggttgaattgctgcaaaggacaccaataataagaagagagttgcttgggccaagatacacgagcaatggacattaaaccggtggaaatctgtcagttggtctgatcagtccaaatttgagatgtttggttccaaccgccgtgtctttgtgagacgcagagtaggcaaacggatgatctccgcatgtgtggttcccaccgtgaagcatagaggaggaggtgtgatggtgctatgctggtgacactcatttattttgaattcaaggaacacttaaccagcagggctaccacagcattctgcaacgatacgccatcccatctggtttgcgcttagtgggactatctgtttttcaacaggacaatgacccaacacacctccaagctgtgtaagggatatttgaccatggagaatgatggagtgctgcatcatatgacctggcctccatcacccaacccaattgagatggtttgggatgagttggaccgcagagtgaaggaaaagcagccaacaagtgctcagcatatgtgggaactcattcaagactgttggaaaagcattccaacagcattccaggtgaagcttgttgagagaatatctactttaaagaatctcaaatatattttgatttgtttaacagttttttgggaactaaagaaaaacccttgaatgagtaggtgtgtccaaacgtttgactgataCTATCCGtcccccacgcacacacacacaaaagtttggggtcacttggaaaagtccttgttattgaaagtaaagcacattttttgtccattaaaataacatcaaattgatcagaaatacagtgtagacattgttaatgttgtaaatgactattgtagctgtatttttttgtgaaatatctacataggcgtacagatgcctattatcagcaaccatcagtcctgtgttccaatggcacgttgtgttagctattccAATTGTAtccttttaaaaggctaattgattattagaaaaccttcttgcaattatgttagcacagatgaactgttgtcctgattaaagaagcaatacaactggccttctttagactagttgagtatctggagcatcagcatttgtgggttcgattacaggctcaaaatggccaaaaacaaagaactttcttcttaaactcgtcagtctattcttgttctgagaaatgaaggctattccatgtgaggaATTGCCAAGAAGCTGAAGagctcatacaacgctgtgttgTCCCTTCACAGTACAGCGCAAACGGTCTCTAACCAgtatagaaagaggagtgggaggccccagtgcacaactgagcaagaggacaagtacattagtgtgtctagtttgagaaacagatgcctcacaactCCTCATacgtttttctaatgatcaattatccttttaaaatgatagaATAAGACATATGATTGGATCAGCCATGTACCCCAAATCCTACCTGTGATGAGACTGAAGAGGGATTGGATGTGGGCGCGGTCCTTAAAGTAGGAGCGGCTCAGGCTGTTCCAGATGACGTCAGACACCTTCTTCACCAGTTCCCTGCTGGATCCACCAGCAGGCCTGCGGTACTGAGACAGGTCCACTGCTCCCCGGATTTGGGCAGTAAAACGCTCACGTAGGGCCGACAGCATCCCTAACTCCACTGTAGGGAAGCAGGAGTTTGGACAGTCGGGCTCCAGTGGCTCGAAGCGCACCCCCGGGACATTTATTGGTATGACCCGGTTCACGGCCAGGAAGTGTTCAACGAAGCCCAGGACCAATGAGAGAAGGGCCAGGTCCGGTTCGGGTTTACGGAGCTCCGCATCGAACAACGCAACCACACCATCGATCCCCTTTAGGGGAAAGTGTTTCTTCTGGGCTGAGTGTAGTCCCATGTCGAACCCTCTCCTCCTTCACAGCTCGCAGTCACTCACTAGGCCGGTGTGTCTTCTCCACTCTCAGCTGCAGTGATGTCATAGGGGCTGGATGAGAGCAAAGTGGAAATCAGTACCAGCACACACATTGAAATCAGTTATACTGTATTTTCCCCTAACACTCAAAGGCCTTTGTATGGCTTCTTTCACTTTGTgcaaaaaaaaactgtagactGACCAGCCTAAGTGGGCGTGGCACAAATATTCATTCATTACGCAAaataggtttaaaaaaaaaaaaagaaaggttAAACTAATACTGGGTACAAATATTGATATCTGATACAAACTGGGCTAACTCGATAATAACAAtgttgtaaaataaaataaaatccagaTAATAGCATGATAGTTTAAATGGTTCGATAAAATTTCACCACCCCACACAAGATCATAAAATTAACAATAAGCTATTAAGATTAATTTTTGGTCAAGACCAAACAGGAAGGTTGAGTAATTTGATTGACCGGCAGGTGCAGTTAGCAACAATATGCAAATAGGCTATGTAATATGCCAAAGCTAGCCAGCTATGCTAGCAGGTATAATAGCAAAACATGCACAACTACATGAAAATACAACTATTATGTGTATTCCAATCGATTTACAAACCTTCCCGAACTCATAGCCCGCTCGTAAGATTATTAATATTTCGAAAGAAAGCTAATACGCACCCGTTAGTTCAATGCTACATCCACATGTTTTTGTTTGTGCCTTGCTTTTGCCGCGCAGTTCTATGACTGTATTCGGTCTGTTCAAATGTGTCAGAACTTTGTCGCGCCTTCAAATAGctaccaacaatgcagagtcGTGCTTAATCGAAGATTAGACAGTTCAAAGTATTTGCAGCTCTACTAAGCTGCGCACCCGGCGCTCAGTTTAAACGTGTTTGAACGAGACCCCTTTTGTCCTTCCTTTATTGACTGGACAGATGCATGTATGGAAATGTAGTTcaactttacaccactgttgcCAAAACGTTCTAAATAAGATCACTGGAGAAGACAACATTATAACGCGTTTATTGAAACATTGATGGCAAGTCTCGTGATAAACATTACATCATGAAAAGAGGCGGGTACACCCCCACATCTTTTTTTTCAAATTAACGCATTAACGTTTTTCTGTAGGCAAGTCATTTTTTAATCACATTTTAAAGTCACATTTAGGCATCCGTGAGACACAGCATTAAATAAAAATAGGCTTTATTTATAGGGCCTTAAATGGTtggcaaacacaaaaacacttcATACATGCTCATGGGCAAGCTCATTTACAACCTAGTCCGATCATCTTATATAATGTCGCCTAGTAGTTCCCCAGACAACTAGGTTAAGGTTAAGGCAATGTTTTATacagaaatgtgatatttcataggcAGGGATGGGCAAAAATGATTAAATACAATTACAAAATACCATAAAGATCAAGgtatcaaaataaatcacagaatacttgtattttgaaatgtatttaattgaAATACAGTTTTACATTTGCAAGTAGCAAGCCCAAACagaaacaacattctcagtaacaGTTACAGAAACATTACATTTACTTgctgtgactgtgatatgtgttgttttatctaccttagttgaatgcactgacttgAGTCACTCTGGAAAATAGTTTCTGCTGAATGACCTAAATGTATGTGTGGAAATGAACATACCAAAATTaactgcaaagcacactgggtattattATTGGCCTTGTTTCAGGGGGCATGTCTAGATGGAATACAGCTttacctaattatcctaacctgctacaaaagTAAATTTTAACAAAAGCCATAGCCCTTCCAGACAAAACCTTGATTTGGGTGGAGCTCATTGGCATAATACTTAGCATGCTTTGCGATTGTCTATTTTTTCATACACAtttattattcatttatttagCAAATGCTGTTATCACACCATAGTGCAATCAGACTTCTGATATCAATGCAGGGTGAAAGGGGACCACAAAATGGTGAACCGCTATAATTAAGAATAATATATATAGTATTTTGTATTTGGAAAATACAAATTACAGCTCTTGAAAGTATCTTGTTAAAAAATGCATTGGAGTGTAGTTCTGCCCAGTGTAATACAAATTACAAAATACTCAGAAGCAATTAaactacactaaacaaaaatataaacgcaacatggaaaatgttggtcccatgtttcatgagctgaaataaaataaatgtttcatgagcacaaaaagcttattcctttcaaattgtgtgcacaGAAGTCTACATTTtttagggagcgtgcaattggcatgctgactgcagaaatgtccactggagctgttgccagagaattgaatgttcatttctctaccataagctgcctcaaaGGCAGTTTTACAAAATgtagcagtatgtccaaccggcctcagaacctcagaaccgcagaccacgtgtatggcgtcgtgtgggcaagcGTTTTGCTGaggtcaacgttgtgaacagagtgccccatggtggcggtggggttatggtatgggcaggcataagctacggacaacgaacaccatttatttgacctttatttaactaggcaagtcagttataaacaaattcttattttcaatgacggcctatgaacagtgggttaactgccttgttcaggggcagaacgacagatttttttaccttgtcagctcggaaaCAAGATCTTCCAACCTTCTGGTTACGTGTCcaatgcgctaaccactaggctacctgccgcaccaattgcattttatcgatgtcaatttgaatgcacaaaaatactgtgatgagatccattgggcccattgtgaggcccattttgttttaaggtatctgtgaccaatagatgcatatctgtattcccagtcatgtgaaatccatagattagggcctaatgaatttatttcaattgactgatttcctcatatgaactgtaacagtaaAAATCTATGAAATTATTCCATTTTGCTTTACATTTTTGTTCTGTACACATATTTCCAATACATGTAACAGAAATCCTTCCCATCTCTGTGAATAGGCCTACACTGGGCTTTGCTTAATGTTTTATAGCCTAAGCACTTTACAAGGCCAATTTACATTCTCAAATTAGAAAACATAGGGTCATGTTTGCATAATAAAATGTGGTAGGTATTTTGCCAAAAACAGGCTATATatttataaacacaatgggaaaaTGTTGGGTATAGCCCTTTAAATGAGCTAACGTCAAATGTCCGCCTTGTTTCGCTCTTTCGGTCCTGCACACTCACAGCGCTTCAGTACGTGCGCGTGAAGGTGCACAGGCTCGGTGACACTTGCACCCAGCTCTTTGGGAATAGGAGGAAAGTCGGAAGAAAAGGTTATTTTAAGGACAGCAATAACAACATTTATTCTCACCGTTACTGTGCAGAATATTGTGAAATTACAGGAAAATGGCAGATTCAATGACCCAGTCCGCCCAGATATCATCGTCGCAGGGGCTTGCCGATGGACAGAACTCTGTTGCGGCCAAAGACTCAAAAATGTCGGGTAAGACGGATGTCATTCTATGTTGCAATAGTCAACATAGAAATGCTGTTTAAACGTTAAGTAACACAGGTGCTTTGAAATAAAGTAGCCCGTTGCTCTAATGTAAGACCGTCAAAAAACAATGTTTTAGGACCGTGAAAGGCAGGTAAATGTAAAATGCTTAGCTCTACACTTATTTGTTCGTTGGGAAGGTTAACCAGTATATTGTCCTTGTCTCTGTAAGCACTTGACATAGTCAAGTTGTTGAACAAGTAGTCCATACCTTGTAAACTGACGATTTTGCATTATTGTGGGCGTCAAAGGGTGCTAAATATCCTAATATTAGACGTCCTACTTGACCAACAAACACCCACCGCCCTCTATGGGATCGAACGATACTCCACTGACGAGACATTGTTTTAGAACACGGTTACCACCTACCCGTCGTTGGTTCGAGAAACGCGCACCACGATTTGATGGAACACCAAACTAGTCTACTTGCTTTGCCAAAGTTCTCTCAACCTCTGCAATCCCGAACTTTGTATTAACCAGACAAGGAAACCGAACGCAATGCAAcattttattctctatttgggcCACGGTGAAATGGCTACATGTTGCAGGGACTGTGATCTGCACTGCAGATTCATTGTTACCAATGATTTGTATATACACTAGTTGACTGACAGGGGCGCTGTTTTGAAGTCACCGTTCCTCTATCTTGGCACTCcccaattgtaaaaaaaaataaaaaaaataaaagatatAGAAAGCTATATAAATTAATGTATTAATTTCTACATTcgtttttgccacatttattctATTAGACACCATACTGCGTACTTTTTCAATTGTGAGGTTAACAATTTTTTTTCCCTTAAAGTATGTTTTAGAGACTAATGTCTCGACTACAATaaaaacatacacacatgcatgtaattttgtccttgaaacatgtAAATGAAATATTGTAGAATTCCAGTCCTACTGGGGAGTTCCCATATTGCCTACTGGTGGTTTCAAAGCTTCTCAATACATTTTTtccccctttatttaactaggtaagtcagttaagaacaaattcttattttcaatgatggcctaggaacagtgggttaactgccttgttcaggggaacagtgggttaactgccttgttcaggggaacagtgggttaactgccttgttcaggggaacagtgggttaactgccttgttcaggggcaggacgccagatttttactttgtcagctcggggtacAACATTCTAACCACGAGACTACCTGCCTCACATCAATACATGGATGGCATcaacaatccagggtttatatacattgTTGATTGTTATTGGGCAACTGCAAATTTAAGGGAGGACCTCTTAAAGGCCTGCTGTTGTTTTTTCTGTTGCCAAATCACCTCCACTTTGGTCAACAAAGCCATGCAAGAATATTAGTGCTTCAAAGTCCAATCCCTCTAAAATTGTTTGCTATGATGCATTGATTCTatggtttgtttttttgtttctaTTTTGTCTTTGGCTGCATGTGTCCTGTGAGCTATATGATTGGGGGGAGGAAAGGACACTGTTGTCTCTGCAACAGTCTTCAAACTGACAGTTTATTGTCCATTAGGGAAGGGCATTTCAAATAGTTTAATCCATCTATTCAGCAAACCATGTCTCACTAATTAAACTTGAAACAAGCCTCTGTTGGGAGTACATTTGTGTATTAGGCTATAACTTCCTGTATATTATGCAATATTGGCAAATACTTATGGGGAAATGATAGTAAAATAAATGTTACACTGCCATACATGCACTCAACatattcagttggccttgctgttatgGTTTTTGTCATTGTTTTCCATTGTCTTTAATCTGTTTCTCTTTTGTTCAATTTGTTGGTGatggaattattatttttttcttcggGGGGACTGTGGGGGAGGTCttggatggttgaggggcagctctttgggaactgttgggggggggggggggggggggatcttgaGCAGAGCATTGACTCTGGTTGCTTCTGTGTCGCTCTGGATGGCAGGCTGTTCG
This Oncorhynchus clarkii lewisi isolate Uvic-CL-2024 chromosome 21, UVic_Ocla_1.0, whole genome shotgun sequence DNA region includes the following protein-coding sequences:
- the LOC139379470 gene encoding menin-like isoform X3 codes for the protein MGLHSAQKKHFPLKGIDGVVALFDAELRKPEPDLALLSLVLGFVEHFLAVNRVIPINVPGVRFEPLEPDCPNSCFPTVELGMLSALRERFTAQIRGAVDLSQYRRPAGGSSRELVKKVSDVIWNSLSRSYFKDRAHIQSLFSLITGTKLDSSGVAFAVVAACQVLGLRDVHLALSEDHAWVIFGKNGEETAEVTWHGKGNEDRRGQTVAAGVGERVSKSWLYLKGSYMKCNRNMEVAFMVCAINPSLDLHTDSSEMLQLQQRLLWLLYERGDLERYPMAMGTLADLEDQEPLPGKENPYIIHLQAVNSAKKYYNNEHIYPFMYLAGYHYRHREVREALGAWAEAAQVMQDYNYFREDEEIYKEFFDIANDVIPTLLKETAAAAESGGEGGEKDQPIQAAALSALQDPECFAHLLRFYDGICKWEEGSPTPVLHVGWATYLVQSLSRFDAQIRQKVSIITKEPEPQDDDDQSSEDPREGRRRGPRRESKLEDQASPPTQSTPTTPVPPPTQPTQAKKVGGEGGTRRRSSGLRGGDPEGKAKSPSPVPSPAQQLPSPSMGPLVAFQSKKMKGMKELLSAAKINSSAIKLQLTAQSQVQMKRQKSTQSGDYTMSFMKRQRKSL
- the LOC139379470 gene encoding menin-like isoform X1 is translated as MGLHSAQKKHFPLKGIDGVVALFDAELRKPEPDLALLSLVLGFVEHFLAVNRVIPINVPGVRFEPLEPDCPNSCFPTVELGMLSALRERFTAQIRGAVDLSQYRRPAGGSSRELVKKVSDVIWNSLSRSYFKDRAHIQSLFSLITGTKLDSSGVAFAVVAACQVLGLRDVHLALSEDHAWVIFGKNGEETAEVTWHGKGNEDRRGQTVAAGVGERVSKSWLYLKGSYMKCNRNMEVAFMVCAINPSLDLHTDSSEMLQLQQRLLWLLYERGDLESRSLPLLCHRYPMAMGTLADLEDQEPLPGKENPYIIHLQAVNSAKKYYNNEHIYPFMYLAGYHYRHREVREALGAWAEAAQVMQDYNYFREDEEIYKEFFDIANDVIPTLLKETAAAAESGGEGGEKDQPIQAAALSALQDPECFAHLLRFYDGICKWEEGSPTPVLHVGWATYLVQSLSRFDAQIRQKVSIITKEPEPQDDDDQSSEDPREGRRRGPRRESKLEDQASPPTQSTPTTPVPPPTQPTQAKKVGGEGGTRRRSSGLRGGDPEGKAKSPSPVPSPAQQLPSPSMGPLVAFQSKKMKGMKELLSAAKINSSAIKLQLTAQSQVQMKRQKSTQSGDYTMSFMKRQRKSL
- the LOC139379470 gene encoding menin-like isoform X2, which codes for MGLHSAQKKHFPLKGIDGVVALFDAELRKPEPDLALLSLVLGFVEHFLAVNRVIPINVPGVRFEPLEPDCPNSCFPTVELGMLSALRERFTAQIRGAVDLSQYRRPAGGSSRELVKKVSDVIWNSLSRSYFKDRAHIQSLFSLITGTKLDSSGVAFAVVAACQVLGLRDVHLALSEDHAWVIFGKNGEETAEVTWHGKGNEDRRGQTVAAGVGERSWLYLKGSYMKCNRNMEVAFMVCAINPSLDLHTDSSEMLQLQQRLLWLLYERGDLESRSLPLLCHRYPMAMGTLADLEDQEPLPGKENPYIIHLQAVNSAKKYYNNEHIYPFMYLAGYHYRHREVREALGAWAEAAQVMQDYNYFREDEEIYKEFFDIANDVIPTLLKETAAAAESGGEGGEKDQPIQAAALSALQDPECFAHLLRFYDGICKWEEGSPTPVLHVGWATYLVQSLSRFDAQIRQKVSIITKEPEPQDDDDQSSEDPREGRRRGPRRESKLEDQASPPTQSTPTTPVPPPTQPTQAKKVGGEGGTRRRSSGLRGGDPEGKAKSPSPVPSPAQQLPSPSMGPLVAFQSKKMKGMKELLSAAKINSSAIKLQLTAQSQVQMKRQKSTQSGDYTMSFMKRQRKSL
- the LOC139379470 gene encoding menin-like isoform X4, which translates into the protein MGLHSAQKKHFPLKGIDGVVALFDAELRKPEPDLALLSLVLGFVEHFLAVNRVIPINVPGVRFEPLEPDCPNSCFPTVELGMLSALRERFTAQIRGAVDLSQYRRPAGGSSRELVKKVSDVIWNSLSRSYFKDRAHIQSLFSLITGTKLDSSGVAFAVVAACQVLGLRDVHLALSEDHAWVIFGKNGEETAEVTWHGKGNEDRRGQTVAAGVGERSWLYLKGSYMKCNRNMEVAFMVCAINPSLDLHTDSSEMLQLQQRLLWLLYERGDLERYPMAMGTLADLEDQEPLPGKENPYIIHLQAVNSAKKYYNNEHIYPFMYLAGYHYRHREVREALGAWAEAAQVMQDYNYFREDEEIYKEFFDIANDVIPTLLKETAAAAESGGEGGEKDQPIQAAALSALQDPECFAHLLRFYDGICKWEEGSPTPVLHVGWATYLVQSLSRFDAQIRQKVSIITKEPEPQDDDDQSSEDPREGRRRGPRRESKLEDQASPPTQSTPTTPVPPPTQPTQAKKVGGEGGTRRRSSGLRGGDPEGKAKSPSPVPSPAQQLPSPSMGPLVAFQSKKMKGMKELLSAAKINSSAIKLQLTAQSQVQMKRQKSTQSGDYTMSFMKRQRKSL